The following are encoded together in the Zingiber officinale cultivar Zhangliang chromosome 8A, Zo_v1.1, whole genome shotgun sequence genome:
- the LOC122010926 gene encoding uncharacterized protein LOC122010926, with product MEENMRTRGRSRRNGQMITNFHHYRVEIFCQVLDMIVQEMSNRFSESSTEVLTCIACLDPKNSFSQFDIGKLLHLAELYPEDFSLTDRAILENQLETYIQNVRGEFSMIEDLGSLAKKMVETGKNTIFPLVYRLIELALVLPVATTSIERVFSAMKIIKTDLRNRMGDEWMNDSLVVYIEKDIFATIENEQILQHFQQMSTRRIQLPSLVCMSRSDAGG from the exons ATGGAAGAAAATATGAGAACTCGTGGTCGCAGCAGACGTAATGGACAAATGATTACTAATTTTCATCACTATCGTGTTGAAATTTTTTGTcag GTTCTTGATATGATAGTTCAAGAGATGAGTAATCGGTTTTCAGAATCAAGTACGGAGGTACTTACTTGCATTGCTTGCTTAGATCCAAAGAACTCTTTTTCTCAATTTGATATTGGTAAGCTACTCCACCTTGCTGAACTTTATCCGGAGGACTTTTCATTAACTGATCGTGCAATACTTGAGAACCAACTTGAGACTTACATTCAAAATGTACGAGGTGAATTTTCTATGATTGAAGATTTGGGAAGTCTTGCTAAAAAGATGGTTGAAACGGGGAAGAATACAATTTTTCCATTGGTATATCGTTTGATCGAGTTAGCATTAGTTTTACCAGTTGCAACTACTTCTATTGAAAGAGTTTTTTCTGCGATGAAAATTATCAAGACTGATTTGCGTAATAGGATGGGGGATGAGTGGATGAATGACAGTTTGGTAGTATACATCGAGAAGGATATTTTTGCTACAATTGAAAATGAACAAATTTTACAACATTTTCAACAGATGAGCACTCGTAGGATCCAGTTGCCTTCTCTTGTTTGTATGTCTAGATCTGATGCTGGTGGTTaa